TCAGTTGTGTCTGGGCTGCCAGGCGGGCCTGCTGCCGCCTCCGTGCCCGGAGCGCGGCCCCAGGTCAGGCTGGAGGACGGGCACCCGCCGGCGCCAGTGGGGCAGGCGGGTGCGGGCCTGGCCGCGCCCAGAGCAGGCGGAGGTGCGCGAGGGGAGCAGGTCCTCGTCGGGACGCAGCAGGGGAGCGGGCCAGCTTCCTGACAGGCGGAGCTTGAGTCCAGCGCCGGGTGGAGGGCTCCGGGGCagccagaggctgggagagagggagcccagatgggggccgggggcggggcacAGACCGTGCACAGAGAGTACAGCTGGGGCGCAGGGCCGGGGGTGGGTGCCAGGCCGGGAGGAGGTGCTCCTGAGGGACCAGCGCAGTCCAGTCCCTCTGAGGGGTGTCGCCTTGGCCTTGGGGGTAGGTGGGCTCAAGTGGAGAGGCTTGCAGACACCTGGGGTCCTGAGTGACCCTCGGGGTCCGGCGGTGGGTCCGGGGCCAGAGCAGGCCGAGCCTCAGGCGCTGGAGCTGGCAGGACTGGACCTCACTGGGCAAGGGGAGGACCTGGGTGGTTTCTGGGTGTTTGGCTTGGGTGCTGGTGATTCTGCAGACTGAGCAAGGGATGCGGCTCGAGAAGGGCAGGTGACGGGATGCGGCTCGAGAAGGGCGGGTGACGGCGGGGCTGGGGTGCGCTCTGCTCGGTCAGCGCCCACCTGCCCGTCCTGAGGCGCCCTGCCCGCACGGCTGCACCCGCCCGCCCAGCGCTGTGTGGGCAGCAGGAGGGGGACGCCCGGCTGGTGAGCCTGGTTTCCTGCCGCAGTTCTCTGGAGCTGCGAGCCGGCGGTCCTGATGCCGGCCTTGCAGCCCCGGCGCATCCCCCGGTTCTCACGTGTGGAGCTGGAGGTCCGTGGGGCTTGTCGGTGTCCAGGGGCTGGACAAGCTGCCCACAGCCGAGTCAGCCCGACTGCACGTCGGCCAAGGAGATGCCCCCCCAGAGGTCCTGGTCAGCTTCCCCAGCACACCGGGGAACAGTCAGAAACACACAGCAGCCCGGTGGGTGGCAGGGCGCCCAGCGAGCGGCCCTCTGCGAGGTCATGGCTCATTGACCCTAAGTGACATCAGAGCCACCCTGCAGCCGGAAGCTGCCGAGGCCCTTCTGAGACTCGGTCGGAGCCCGTGGCGTCCAGGGCCGCGTCCAGCTTCCTAGTCTCAGGCCCTGTTCTCCCACCCAGGAGGCAGCCTCGGAGCGCCTGCGTGTGCacctgtgcctgtgtgtgtgtaggtcCCTGTGTGTGGGCAGACGTGTGCGCTTGTGCCTGTGTCTCTCACAGGCAGCCAGCCGTGCTGTCCACTTGCTCGTGCCCCTGGCTCCCTCCTGGACCTCAGCTCGTTCCCCGGACTCCCCTGGCGCCGGAGCCAAGCTTCCGTGGCCTCCCCTACTGTGGCCGTAGGGCTGTGTGTCCGAGCGTCACTTTGGTGGGGGGTTGCGTGTGCTCAGGGTGCGGGctctgtgtgcacgtgtgtgggcCTTCGTGCGCGACGTGCCCACGTGTGGGCCCGTGGTTCCAGCCCCTGCACGTGGCCATACGTGGCAGGAAGTGGGGCCTGAGAGAGCGTGGCACAGGTGAGGCTGTGTCCAGTGGGTGTGGACCTCGAGGCGGGCATTCTGGGCCCAGGCCCCGGCTGTGTGACTGTTGGGGAGTTATACCCATCCTACCCCGGGGCTGGGGATTAAATGTCATGACGTTGGCTGTGACATCCAGGGTCCAACCAGGAGCCAGAAAGCACTGAGTCTCTAAACAGAGGAGTTGAGTCCAGGGTGTTGGCCCCAGAAGAGGTAGAGGAGCTAAAACCTCGGCTGGGATGCTGTGATAACCCAGAACTTAGCAGAGCATGAGGCTCCCGTCGCCCAGGGccggagggacagagggagggcacAGGCCACCCAGCGGAAGCGGCTCAGGGAGCTGGAACCACAGCGATGTGGCCGCGGCCCATGccccctcctcccgccctgcAGCCTTCACAGGCGCTTCTCCCGGGGCCGTGTGGCAAGCGGCCCGCGGCCAGTGCTTAGCAAGTGTGAGAGCAGAGGGCCCGCCACCCAGAACCCCGCCGGCGCCGAGCCTTTGACCCGAGTCCGCTCCCCCTGGGAAGTCGCTGTGCTCAGGAACCACCTGGCCCGAGTCACACTGGAGGGCCAGAGCCGCATCCAGCGACCGCCTGGGGGAGCGGCCCGAAGGCCGGGCTGCCGCGCCGCGGCCCAGAGCAGCCCAGCTGCGCCTCCGCCCTCCGCTCCCTCCCCTGACGGGCAGGTGCCGACCCCAAGGTCAGTCCCTCATGGAAGTCCTGCAGGCTCCTCTCTGCCTGGGAGGCCCGAGGAGCTGACCCTGCCGTCCTCCCCACATCCGGGTGCTGGGAAGCGACGTCGACACCTGGTCGGTGCCCCAGGCCTTGGTGCAGCGGGAGAGCCGACCTCGGACGTCAGTTGGCGAGGCCCTCGGGAGAGGCCCGGGCAGCGGCCGGAGGGGGCTCCTCCGGGGAGCTGGGCCCCACTGGGTGTATCATAGTGTCAGTGACATCGGCAACACGCTGGAAGTAACGAGGTGCCTAGCAGCAGAGGACGTGTTAAATAAAACGTGCTCCGCCCGCCAGCTGCGTGGCCACTGACGGCGATTCAGCCTGGAGCGTGAGTCCGTTTCAAAACCCGGTCATGGCAGCTGCGTGAGCCCGCTGTCTGGAGGGACAAACACCACCTGTACACACGTGGAGATAAGGGGCGAGGCCAGGGCGTGCCCACCGAGACGTTCCCGTGCTTTCCTCGGGGGTTTAGGATCACGGTGTGTTTTGTTAGGGCTTTCGTAATCCACTGTATTTTCTGTTGTTCCACACGGACCAGAACGTTGTTCTAACaccaccgccccccgccccgccccgccggctCGGAGCCTCCCAAGGCAGGTGGCGGGTGCAGCCTCGCGCCTGGGCGTGGGTCCAGGGTGCCGGCCCTCGCTTCCCGCCGGCTGTCGGGCCCAGGGGCGACCCCTCAGCAGAGCCTGGATCTCCCTGAGCAAAGAGCTTCCCGCCTGCTAAGGGGGCAGTGGGGGTGTGAAGCCTGCCGGAGGGACGTGGGGAGACCAGGCAGGGTCCAGGGTACGtcggggttggggggcggggaacCGAGGCGGCAGGAGGGGTCTTGAAGCTACTCAGACGAGCGTTGGCCGCGAGTCATGGCCCTGGCACGGGAGGTGCAGCGCTGAGCAGACGGGAGACCCTCCCCCGGGGGGCCCGGAGGTCGCTGGGGAGACGGACCGGATGAAATCCAGGCTAGAGGGTGTCACGCAGTGGAGAAGACGTGGGGCCGGGGGGCCAGGAGCGAGGGCTGCCCGCACACACCCACGCCGCTGCCTGTCTGCCCGCACCCAGACCAGGAGCTCCGCGCGGCCCCGGCCCGGGACCCCGCCCTGCCAAGCCCGGGTCGCGCTTAAGGAAGACACTTCCGCTTCGTACCTGACAACCTGCCTCATTAAATTTAATGGGCCGGTTGTTCCCGTTAAATAAACATCAACTAATTAGGAAAAACATATTTGCTGAGGTTTGGCTGTGGAACGGATAAACCAATTACACGGTTATTCCGCCTCAAAACACACGCGGCCATGAGGAGGGTGCACACCACAGCAGGGAGGGCTGGTGGAGCCCGGGGACTCGGAGGCTCCCCACCGCAGtccacctcctccccagggcTTGGTGGGCCCCCAGAACGTCACCCTGGAATGACACTCCAGGCTCCTGGAGCGCAGGGGTCCGGGCAGGGTGGACCCAGACGGGCGCCGACTCCTGCCCTGCACGAGCCAGGACCCTGCAGCACGAGGGACAAACCCCTACTCGACTTGACAAGCGAGAAGAGTGCTGGCTTGTGTGACAGAAGGGTCCAGAGGACGGTTCAGGCATAGCTGGATCAAGGAGCCTAGACAGAGGCACCAGGATCCGGCCGGTCTCCTTCCACCTCagccctgctctctgccctcgTCCTCGGGCTCCAGGAAGGGCCCAGGGACTCTTGCCTTCCAAAGAGTTTCTCTTTCCCTCTAGGTCCAGCTTGGGGGTTACGGGCAGACAACAGACCCCCCTCGAGCTGACACAGGAATGTCAGAAACCTCTGGGGAGCCCGGGAAACATGAAAAAGTGCCCCACAGCCTGGATGCATCAGGGAATTGCAGAGAAATACCCACGCGATGGCTGGAGTTGGAGGCCAGACAGCGCAGCTGTGGGTGCTTCTGCTGGGTCGACACCCCGAGATGAGGGCGTATGTCGCCGTGAGGGTGACGTAGGGTTGTTGGCACGGCGGCAGCCTCGGCGTTGGAACCACCCAGGTGTCCAGGGCCAGCGATGGGTGCCCTGAGGTCCGTGCTTCCACGAAGAAGCACAAACCGGAGCTCCCGGAACTGCCTGGACACACCTTAGGCATCTTGTCAGCACGAGAAGCCGGGTGGAGAGGACTTCCCACCTGACCCTGGCAGCTCGCAGCCAGGGCCTGGGTGCAGCCCAGCAGGTCCCCCGCTCAGCGTCCCACAAGGCTGCCGTCAGGCTGTGGCCAGGTGGGCTCCCCTCCCGCAGCAGGGCCAGCGGCGGAGCCTCTTGGAGACCTACAGGAGTCCAGCAGTATCCTCCCCCTCTGCTGTCCTAtcagagtcacacagcagagTGACTCACGGGGCACCTGGCGTGTCTGCCTCGGAACTGGGTGCTTCCACTTGTGTGACCTccgagagggagagggaggggtcccGAGGCGGCTCTTGTGGGATGGCCTGCAAACCCTGTTAGTGAGAAAAGAAGACGTGCAAAGGCGGTTCGGAGCAGGTGTACAGGTGCCTCTTTCAGCAGACAGAGAGGCGAGAATGTCCTTGTGCATGTTGCTGCCAGGACGCAGGAAACTGGGGACAATTTTCCCTCCCAGGAGGTGACCTGGGGGCCCAGCAGGGGGACATACCTTTTCACTAGGGGTCCTTTCGTGCACcacttggatttttctttttaccatgagcataatattttaataattaaaaggcctgttttaattgtttaaaaaccCCGAAAGGCCAGACCTCTTGGAAGGTAAAGGACTCTGGAGCAGCTGTCGCACCAGAGGGCTTGCCCCCTCCTGGCCCTAACGTTACAGTGAGCAAGGGGGAGGGGCGTTCAGTCACACGACTCCAGGAGATCCAGCGAGCTGCCAGGGTTGTCTTGGCCAACAGGTAGGGAGAGCACACCTGAGAATTGCAGAGGCAGGCAGAGCTGAGAGAGATGCCTGGTGACGTGTCTGGGCCTGTGGATCCAACCATGCCTGAAGCTCAGACCTCCTTGGACCTTTCAGAGAAGCGAGTCAGTGAATGTGCTGCTGGATGAAGCAAAGCTAGGTTTTCATCAAGGCTTGTCCTGTCCTCTGTCTATGTCTGGTGTCCACTCTGGCTGTTAAACATTTTGAATGTCACCTCTGGTGTTTGTCCCAGAACAGCCCTGCCGGCCCTGGAGGAGGTTTCCAGTGAGCCAGCCTATTTGTTCAGGGCCCAGCCCCCGACCGGCCCCTCTCTGCTGCCCCCTGCTCCTTGCAAGGCCTGTGCCCAGGATGGGGAAGCAGCATGGCTGACTGTTGCCCTCCCCACCAAGGACACAGAAGATACGGGCTGGCTCTGTCACACTCCCTGCCAGGGGCCCTGTGACGGCTCTCTGTGGAGGAGACCCAGGCCCAGAAACAGATGGTGATGTCCACGCTGAggtccagagcccacgagcccaGGGCTGCTGCCGACCAGGCGGTGGGCTGGTGCTTCAGGAAGGCTTCCCTAGAGAGGAGGGGCTGCCCCGGGGCCACGGGCAAGGTCAGCAGGGTGACCTCGTGGGCGCCGAGGAACAGCATCACATGCAGAGCTCGTGGTAGATTGGGGAAATCAGAGATTCCATCTGTGACAGAGCGGGGCGGGTGCAGGAAGGGGGTGCCCAGCGGGCTCAGCATGTCCCCTGGGCACGGGTTCCTGTGCCTGGGTTCCTCGCTGTGAAAAGGGACGGTAACAGCCCCCCCCCGGCCGGCGGGTTGGGCTGGGGATGGAAGAGCTGTCGGGAGAGCTCCCTGCCCCGTGTTTCTGTGGTTCCCACAGCGACCCTGGGGGCGATGCCATCTGCCCCGTGACCCAGAAAGCGCACTGAGGGGTGGGCACGTGATGGGAGCGGAGCCCGTGTCTCTGCCCCGGAAGGCTGTGCTCTTCTGAATGGGGCCCTAGTGGCACAGGGACGTCCTCCAGGGGAGGGTTTTGCCAGAAGGGGTGACACCGAGGGGACCGTGGGTGGTTTCAAAGCCTCCCCAGAAATTCCAACTTACCTCTCCATTGCTGTGCTCACCCCGAGGCCGACTGTGCCCACGGGGCAGGCAGCCACCGAGGGGCACGTGGGACGGGGCAGGAGGCGGGTCTGTGGCTGAATGCTGGGGAGGCTCTGTCCAGCCGACTGGAGGGCCGGGCCTGCCCTGCTGCATCCCCACGTCCCCGCAGAGACCCTCAGAGGCGGTACACGGTGCTGTTTGAAGCTACCGGATTCAGGGCGATCTGTCGTGCGGCAGAGTGAATACGCAGACTGGTACCTTGTGTCCCCACCCTGAGATGAGGCCCTGGCTTCCTGGGATCTCCCCGCCCCAGCCCACGCTGGAAATACCAGGGCGTTGGTGCTGTCGTGACTGAGTGGGTGGGGCCAGCCTACAGGGAGCCGGTAGtgtccctgaggaggtgacatgagCTCTGAGCCTGGAGACCAGGAGACGAGGGCGGCTGGAGGCAGGGGGGCGGCGGCAGGGCAGCCCCAGGACACCTGCGGGGTCTCTGCCGGTGGGACATCTGCCGTCTAACCTGCTCGTCCACGGGGCCAGCTCTGCTTCCGGAGGTGGTGGCGGcagcagagctgggcctgggTCAGAGCAACAGCAGGGGTACCCTCTTACCTTCTGATTGTGAAATCATCATCATCTACAGTAACAGTAGCTTCACGAGAAGTTGGGAAGATAGTGCGGAGGCCCCATACGCTCTCCTGGCCTCCAGCATTCACATCTCAGGAGGCTGTCGTACAACGTGGAAACCAGGACGCCGACGTCCACACCAGGTGTGTGTGAGCTCTGGGTCCCTCATCACAAGTGGATTCCTGGAACGGTCACCGCGAAGGAGATACAGAACCAGCCTTCCCCGCCCCCCAAGCCACGAATGTGTTCAGCACCACCAGTCTGTCGTTTCAGAGATATTCCAAAAGGGTGGATTGTGAAGCGTTGGGTCGACTCTGCCCTCTCATCTGTGTTGTTTGCTGCCTCCCGTGGCTGGAGCGCGTGCAGGGTGGCACGTAGGTCAGCGCGTGTCTGATGCTCAGCGGTAGCTGTGGGCTGTAGGCTCCGCTCCGCAGGAGAGGGGCCCAGTCCCGCGCGCAGCCTTTCCCTATTCCCCTGTCTGCACGTCTGCGCCCACGTCGCAGCTGTCCCAGGTGCGCCGTCTTCTGCGCTGGGACCTCCGATGGCGGGAGTGGCGGCGGCTTCAGCGCAGCCCCGGTTCTCCGACCCTCTCCCCCGTTGCTTCCTGGGGGGAGGGCTCCTGCCAGCCATTCCCTCTGCGTCACCTGCGCGTTGGCATCTGTCGGTCCTGCGGCCCCAGGCAGGCTCCATGGTGCTTGCTCTGACGGTGACTCTGGATGGGGTCCCGCACATTTGGGGGCCACGTGCTGAGCTCCTCAGCTGCATCTCCATCTGGGGTTCGCAGCTGGCCTCCTCTGACCCCGCGTGGGTGGGCAGACTGGGGGCTGCCCGTTACTTTGGGTGGGAGTCCAGCCTCCCGCTTCAGCCCACGGTGTTTCGCAGAGTGAGAAGGCCTGGGCTGCTTCCCCGTCCCCAGGTTCTCACTCCTGGGGCTGCGGGTCGCGAGGGCCACTGTGtcccagggaggggggaggggtggcttTTCCAGAGGCCACGGCCCTGCCGAGGGCATCCGTCCTCGGGAACATCTGTGAGCTGACTGTGAGCCCCAAGGCGACAAGCACCCACTCTGGACCTCCTGGGCGTGGCGTGCGCTGCACCAACTACAGACCCCTGGCCGGGCTCTTCCCGCTGGTGCACCTTGTTCCCTCCGCCCTGCCTGATAGCACGTCCACGCTGCTATCCGCGGGGCAGGTGCCCTCCAGCCAGCCCCTCGGTCCGGCCTGTCTCACTGTTTACATCCCTCACCTGATTGGCCCCTGAAGTCATCTCAGTTTGCAGCCCCGGGACAAGGTGAAGCTGAGGCCTCCAGGGCTCCGTGTAGTGGTGGGCAGGAGCTCTGCTACTGTCTTCTATACAGTGTAGTGCTGACAGTGACCTGGCTCTGTCCCCAGGGTCGGGACTCTCAGCCCAGGCTGGCCACCGCTGGTACTGAGTGGGGCAGAAAGCCCAAAGAGGGCTCAcgggtggggagggagctgtggtcagggaggcttcctggaggagtgggggagggaactTGGGCCTTGAGAGATGAAAGGTTGCAGTGGGGGCACTCCTGGTCAAGGGCACAGCATGGGCACAGGCCTGAGGCGTGAAGGCATCTTTGGAGCAAGAATGCTGGGCACGTGGGGGAGAAGGTAGGCAGGCGGTGGTCCGCTGACACCACGGGGTCCTGGGTGCCCTGCCTGTCCTGCTTTGGCCTACTTGTTTTAACACCTGCACCTGGACTTTCTCTGGGGGACCACCCCCGGCTCTGGAGAGCTCCCCGTGCCAGCCAGCCCAGCGTCAGGTTCTACCCCCAGCCAAGGTGACTGGCTCAGGGGGGCCCTGTGATCCAGCCCACTTCATGAGGGTCCATTCTGGGAATATTCTGGACCTATTGGAAAGAAGCACCTGGGGCTACAAAGGCCACTGGGCACAGAGGCTGGGTGGGGGGGGGCCCTGCAGAGCCCACAGACGGGGAGGCAGCACCATGACCACGCTTCCCTGCTACTCACCTGAGCGGCCCTGGGAGCTCGGGCCCAGGTGAGGCTTGTCTCCTGGACCACAGCACCCGCTGGGGAGGGCGGGGTGGGTGGGGATGCGCCTCCGGGCTGAGCCCCATCCTGCTCTAGGGGACCGCTCTGTGTACATCCCTCCATCGGCCTCACTGCGACGCCGGCCCCCGACAGACCCCCGCTCCCATCTCCACCCAGCGGCCGGCGTGGGCTTCCCAGAATGCGGCAGTGACTGCGGCCGCCCCGTATGCACGGCAGCTGCCGGGGGGCTGAGGCTGGCGGCACCCACCCCACGGGGTGGGCAAGGGTAGGCCACGGGGACCCAGGGCGCTGCACACGCAGGGCTAGCCCCGGGTGTGCATTCGCACACACGCACGTGTCCGTGCGTGCACACGCCATGGGTGCAGGGTGGCGGGCTCCGTGTGTGAAGCAAGCCCCTGGAGGGTCTGCCCAGGGGGGGCCCCACCCTGCGTCCTCCCTCCTCGCAGACCCTCCTCCAGCCGCATCCCTCTCCATTTGTGTGGAAAGCTGCGTGGGGAGGGGCGGGCGTGAGCCGGCGCATCTTCGGGGCAGGAGGTGACAGGTGGGGGTGAAGGCCAGGCAGGAGTCAGGGCCACCCCCAAGGGGCTGAGGCTACCCCGAGCCTCTTCCTCCTGCCACATCAGCGGTGGGGTTCTGCCTCGAGGAGGGGAGAGGCCCCCCAAGTCTACTTCTGCACAAAGCTCTGAGTCACAGAAACGCAGAAACGGCCCTGGCATGGCTCCAGAGGCAGGAACACTAGAGGTTCGGAAAGgccctcctcccccgccctccccccgccccccccatgtTTCTGGTTCTAGGAATTGTTTTCCCTGCCTCGCCACACACTGCCTGCCCTCCTGGAGGGTGACAGAAGCGAAACCCACACAGGAAACCCAAGGAGGAAGAGCCCAGTGCCCGCTGACTCATTTCCCTCCTTgtgaggtgggatgggggggcGCCTGAGCTGCAGTCCCCACCCCCCATGAGCCCCCGCTGTGGTTCCCCCTCCATCTGCACCCGGCCGGCCTCCTCAGGGGCAGGGACCCACTGTGCAAGGCTTTTAGGAGCAACAATTTGCCATCTTTGCTCCAACCAACTGCGGTGCTGGGGTCTCAGCCCTGTGTCCCTGTTGGACTGTGGGCTTTCCTTGTCGATCCTTGGCAATTTCTCATAAATCCTGGATACGCAGCTTTTGTCAAGTGTACGTGTGTTGCAGATGTGTTTTCCTGAGTCCTGGCTTATCTTGATATTTCCTTTCCTAACttttaatgaacaaaaataaccaaCATTAAGGTAGTCAAATTGACCCGTATTCTCTTTTATATATCTTTGATCTGGGGTTGAAGAGCTCCTTCCCTGGCCCAGGGTCACGAAGACAGTCTGCTCCACTGTCTGGAGTGCCTTTGCAGGGCCCACCTGGATTGATAGTGCTGCGTGGTGCGGAGCGTTGCCTCATCAGGTCTCCTCTGGGGAGCGGACCACAGGTGAGGAGCAGGGGTGGAGGAAGCCGTGTAACCTGGGACGTCTTCAGAGACACTCCTGGGGCTGGAGCTGGCGGGTGCGGGCCCCGCGGAGGCTCTGAGAACCGGTGGGACTGCTGTGCTTAACCAGCCACGCTGGGATCCGCGCACCTTCGGGGGACGCCGCAGAGCAGAGCGAACGGCCCGCCTGCCCGTCGGCCACTCGGCCGCGTCCCCACGTCCCCACGTCCCCAGACGAGCGCGGCGTCCCGACAAGCCAGCCACGCCGGAGCCACAGGAAATGGAGAACGACCAGCTCAGAAACCGGGACGCGGCTGCGtgaggcggggaggggcgggggctcaCCCGGGCCTGCGGGGGTCCCTCTCCTAAGGGGTGACCTCCCGGCTCGTGGCCACCCCCGCGGCCCTCGCTGCGCCCCAGCTCGTCCTCCCGCACGGGCCCCCGgccctttggttgtttccatggctCCGGCCGCCTCGCCTCCCCTCGGCCAGGTGCCCCTGTGGCCTCACCTTCGGGCGGCTCTGGGGCGCGCGAACCGCTGCGGGAGCGCGGCCACGGGGATCGCGTCTGCCCAGCCGCCCAGGCGAGCTCGGACCCGCGCCTCCCGGACCCACTGTCCGCCCCGCGTCGCCCCGCCGCCCGGCCCCGTGCCAGCCCGCCGGCCTCGTCCCGGACCGCGCGCCCCACGCCCCGCCGCCCCCTGAGGACCCCGAGCCGTAACCGCCGTCCTCGGCCGTATCTGGACCAGGTTCCGGCAGCTCCTGGCAGCGGCGTTGCCCTTTGAAGCGAGCGATGGGCTAGGGCGGTCGGCGGGGATCGAGCGCCCCCTGGAGGCCCCCGAGAGCCCCGCCCcgcgcaggccccgcccccgcgcaggccccgccccggcccggcccgccCGGGCGGCGCATGCGCGCGACGCTCCGCGGGCAGTGAGAGCGAGGCCGGTCCGCATCCGCGCGGCTGGCGCCCCATTCATGCTGGGCAGCGGCGGCGGCCACGCAGTGGATCCCGGGCGCGGCGGCCTCGGCCTGGGTGGCCTGCGAGGCTTCGGCGGCcccgcggcggggcggggcggacggcggcgcgggcggcgggcggcgatGGCCGGCGGCGGGCGCGCCCCGGGGCAGCCCGTGAGTAGGGGTGCAACTTTCCCCGcagcggggcgggcgggggtccGGCGGGGGTCCCACGGTGGTCTGGGCGCGGGGCGGCCTCGAGCCGGGGTCCGGGCGCGGGGCGGCCTCCGCGGGGTTGCGGGCGGGCGGGGGTCGCGCGGGGGGCGGCGGCGCGCGTGTCCGCGCCCCCGCGTGTCCGCGCCCCGCGTGTCCCTGCGTCTCTGGCCCGGTTCACGCGTGTCCGGGCGCGGCCGCGGCGCCGAGCCCGCGCGTCCCCGCCGGGCCGGGATGGGACCCTGCCCGCCGCGCTCGCGGGGCCGCGCCGCCTCCTCCGGGCCGGGCAGGGAGAAAGTTCGCGGCGGCGCCGCCGAGAGGGCTCTGCGGCCGGACCGGGCCGGCGGAGTGCGCTGGATCTCCGGCGCCGGCAGGCCCGCGCGGCCGGAGTGGGCTCCGGTCCGCCCAGGCCCGCAGGCCCGCGCCGGCTGGGAGGGGCGGTGCGCCAGCCGCGCGCCCGGCCTCCTCGCCGCCCCGCGCGGGGCCTCTCCAGGGTCAGCCGCTTCCCGCGGCCGCTCCGAGGGCTGCTGCGCAGCCCCGGGCCTGGTGGGCGGCGGGGCTGGCGGCGACGGGGCGCGATCGAGCGGCCTCGGGGTGGGGATTGCGGCTCCGGGTACCCCCGCCCGTTCCGAGACCCTAGGGGATCCCGGGAAGGGGGCGAGAGGGCCAGAGGGGCTCCGGTGGCTGCCTAGAGCCGGGAGCTGCCCCTGGCTCATCTGTGGGGTGCTGGGGCCACGCCCCTTGAAAGAAAGaggggtgtgtgttgggggacgTGGACCGAGCCTCTGCCCGTGAGCCTGGGCTCCGGTAGCGCGGCCGTCCGCGCTGCTCCACCTCCTTCCGAGCTGAGGCTGGTTCTCTGGGTCTGCGCGGGGGTGGGCTCAGCCTTTGCTCCTCCGGCCCTCTGGAGGCCCTGGGCCCTCGGGAGCTCACCCCAGGCAGGTCCCCTGGCTCCCTGCTGGTTTGGGGTGTGCAGGAGAGACCAGGTGCTGcgccaggcagcccagagcatgCCCGGTCCTGTGCCAGAGGCGGACTTGGAAGCCAGTGATTCCCTTCAGGGCCGGGCAGCACGTGGGCCTGGGAGGGGGCCCTGGAGGCCCCAGAAGGGCATTTCAGGCAGGGGAGACAGCTCTGCCGAGGCCTGGCCCGCCCCGGTGTGGCTGAGGTGTGTGCTTGGGGGTGGGAGCGGATG
This genomic interval from Lagenorhynchus albirostris chromosome 10, mLagAlb1.1, whole genome shotgun sequence contains the following:
- the LOC132527427 gene encoding uncharacterized protein LOC132527427, whose translation is MRLEKGGSLELRAGGPDAGLAAPAHPPVLTCGAGGPWGLSVSRGWTSCPQPSQPDCTSAKEMPPQRSCLHRRFSRGRVASGPRPVLSKCESRGPATQNPAGAEPLTRVRSPWEVAVLRNHLARVTLEGQSRIQRPPGGAARRPGCRAAAQSSPAAPPPSAPSPDGQVPTPSDVDTWSVPQALVQRESRPRTSVGEALGRGPGSGRRGLLRGAGPHWVYHSVSDIGNTLELSQVRRLLRWDLRWREWRRLQRSPGSPTLSPVASWGEGSCQPFPLRHLRVGIWDRSVYIPPSASLRRRPPTDPRSHLHPAAGVGFPECGSDCGRPVCTAAAGGLRLAAPTPRGGQGRARRPDKPATPEPQEMENDQLRNRDAAASSSRTGPRPFGCFHGSGRLASPRPGAPVASPSGGSGAREPLRERGHGDRVCPAAQASSDPRLPDPLSAPRRPAARPRASPPASSRTARPTPRRPLRTPSRNRRPRPYLDQVPAAPGSGVAL